The following are encoded together in the Chlorocebus sabaeus isolate Y175 chromosome 20, mChlSab1.0.hap1, whole genome shotgun sequence genome:
- the PTCH2 gene encoding protein patched homolog 2 isoform X3: MTRSPPLRELPPSYTPPARTAAPQILAGSLKAPLWLRAYFQGLLFSLGCGIQRHCGKVLFLGLLAFGALALGLRVAIIETNLEQLWVEVGSRVSQELHYTKEKLGEEAAYTSQMLIQTARQEGENILTPEALGLHLQAALTASKVQVSLYGKSWDLNKICYKSGVPLIENGMIERMIEKLFPCVILTPLDCFWEGAKLQGGSAYLPGRPDIQWTNLDPEQLLEELGPFASLEGFRELLDKAQVGQAYVGRPCLHPDDLHCPPSAPNHHSRQAPNVAHELSGGCHGFSHKFMHWQEELLLGGMARDPQGQLLRAEALQSTFLLMSPRQLYEHFRGDYQTHDIGWSEEQAGTVLQAWQRRFVQLAQEALPENASQQIHAFSSTTLDDILHAFSEVSAARVVGGYLLMLAYACVTMLRWDCAQSQGAVGLAGVLLVALAVASGLGLCALLGITFNAATTQVLPFLALGIGVDDVFLLAHAFTEALPGTPLQERMGECLQRTGTSVVLTSLNNMAAFLMAALVPIPALRAFSLQAAIVVGCTFVAVMLVFPAVLSLDLRRRHCQRLDVLCCFSSPCSARVIQILPQELEDETVPVGIAHLTATVQAFTHCEASSQHVVTILPPQAHLVPPPSDPLGSEVFSPGGSTRDLLGQEEETRQKAACKSLPCACWNLAHFARYQFAPLLLQSHAKAIVLVLFGALLGLSLYGATLVQDGLALTDVVPRGTKEHAFLSAQLRYFSLYEVALVTQGGFDYAHSQRALFDLHQRFSSLRAVLPPPATQAPRTWLHYYRSWLQGIQAAFDQDWASGRITRHSYRNGSEDGALAYKLLIQTGDAQEPLDFSQLTTRKLVDREGLIPPELFYMGLTVWVSSDPLGLAASQANFYPPPPEWLHDKYDTTGENFRIPPAQPLEFAQFPFLLRGLQKTADFVEAIEGARAACAEAGQAGVHAYPSGSPFLFWEQYLGLRRCFLLAVCILLVCTFLVCALLLLNPWTAGLIVLVLAMMTVELFGIMGFLGIKLSAIPVVILVASVGIGVEFTVHVALGFLTTQGSRNLRAARALEHTFAPVTDGAISTLLGLLMLAGSHFDFIVRYFFAALTVLTLLGLLHGLVLLPVLLSILGPPPEVIQMYKESPEVLSPPVPQGGGLRWGASPSLPQSFARVTTSMTVAIHPPPLPGAYVHPASDEHPWSPAATSVPGDQVQPLGEKSS; the protein is encoded by the exons ATGACTCGATCGCCGCCCCTCAGAGAGCTGCCCCCGAGTTACACACCCCCAGCTCGAACCGCAGCACCCCAG ATCCTAGCTGGGAGCCTGAAGGCTCCACTCTGGCTCCGTGCTTACTTCCAGGGCCTGCTCTTTTCTCTGGGCTGCGGGATCCAGAGACACTGTGGCAAAGTGCTCTTTCTGGGACTGTTGGCCTTTGGGGCCCTGGCATTAGGTCTCCGCGTGGCCATTATTGAGACAAACTTGGAACAGCTCTGGGTAGAAG TGGGCAGCCGGGTGAGCCAGGAGCTGCATTACACCAAGGAGAAGCTGGGGGAGGAGGCTGCATACACCTCTCAGATGCTGATACAGACCGCACGGCAGGAGGGAGAGAACATCCTCACGCCCGAAGCACTTGGCCTCCACCTCCAGGCAGCCCTCACTGCCAGTAAAGTCCAAGTATCACTCTATGGGAA GTCCTGGGATTTGAACAAAATCTGCTACAAGTCAGGAGTTCCCCTTATTGAAAATGGAATGATTGAGCGG ATGATTGAGAAGCTGTTTCCGTGCGTGATCCTCACTCCCCTCGACTGCTTCTGGGAGGGAGCCAAACTCCAAGGGGGCTCTGCCTACCTGCC CGGCCGTCCGGATATCCAGTGGACCAACCTGGATCCAGAGCAGCTGCTGGAGGAGCTGGGTCCCTTTGCCTCCCTTGAGGGCTTCCGGGAGCTGCTAGACAAGGCACAGGTGGGCCAGGCCTACGTGGGGCGGCCCTGTCTACACCCTGATGACCTCCACTGCCCACCTAGTGCCCCCAACCATCACAGCAGGCAG GCTCCCAACGTGGCTCACGAGCTGAGCGGGGGCTGCCATGGCTTCTCCCACAAATTCATGCACTGGCAGGAGGAATTGCTGCTGGGAGGCATGGCCAGAGACCCCCAGGGACAGCTGCTGAG GGCAGAGGCCCTGCAGAGCACCTTCTTGCTGATGAGTCCCCGCCAACTGTACGAGCATTTCCGGGGTGACTATCAGACGCATGACATTGGCTGGAGTGAGGAGCAGGCTGGCACAGTGCTACAAGCCTGGCAGCGGCGCTTTGTGCAG CTGGCCCAGGAGGCCCTGCCTGAGAACGCTTCCCAGCAGATCCACGCCTTCTCCTCCACCACCCTGGACGACATCCTGCATGCGTTCTCTGAAGTCAGCGCCGCCCGTGTGGTGGGAGGCTATCTGCTCATG CTGGCCTATGCCTGTGTGACAATGCTACGGTGGGACTGTGCCCAGTCCCAGGGTGCTGTGGGCCTTGCCGGGGTACTGCTGGTGGCCCTGGCGGTGGCCTCAGGCCTTGGGCTCTGTGCCCTGCTCGGCATCACCTTCAATGCTGCCACTACCCAG GTGCTGCCCTTCTTGGCTCTGGGAATCGGCGTGGATGACGTATTCCTGCTGGCGCATGCCTTCACAGAGGCTCTGCCTGGCACCCCTCTCCAG GAGCGCATGGGCGAGTGTCTGCAGCGCACGGGCACCAGTGTTGTACTCACATCCCTCAACAACATGGCCGCCTTCCTCATGGCTGCCCTCGTTCCCATCCCCGCGCTGCGAGCCTTCTCCCTACAG GCGGCCATAGTGGTTGGCTGCACCTTTGTAGCCGTGATGCTTGTCTTCCCAGCCGTCCTCAGCCTGGACCTGCGGCGGCGCCACTGCCAGCGCCTCGATGTGCTCTGCTGCTTCTCCAG TCCCTGCTCTGCTCGGGTGATTCAGATCCTGCCCCAGGAGCTGGAGGACGAGACGGTTCCAGTGGGCATTGCCCACCTCACTGCCACAGTTCAAGCCTTTACACACTGTGAAGCCAGCAGCCAGCATGTGGTCACCATCCTGCCTCCCCAAGCCCACCTGGTGCCCCCACCTTCTGACCCACTGGGCTCTGAGGTCTTCAGCCCTGGAGGGTCCACACGGGACCTTCTAGGCCAGGAGGAGGAGACAAGGCAGAAGGCAGCCTGCAAGTCCCTGCCCTGTGCCTGCTGGAATCTTGCCCATTTTGCCCGCTACCAGTTTGCCCCCTTGCTGCTGCAGTCACATGCCAAG GCCATTGTGCTGGTGCTCTTTGGCGCTCTTCTGGGCCTGAGCCTCTACGGAGCCACCTTGGTGCAAGACGGCCTGGCCCTGACGGATGTGGTGCCCCGGGGCACCAAGGAGCATGCCTTCCTGAGCGCCCAGCTCAGGTACTTCTCCCTGTACGAGGTGGCCCTGGTGACCCAGGGTGGCTTTGACTACGCCCACTCCCAACGCGCCCTCTTTGATCTGCACCAGCGCTTCAGTTCCCTCAGGGCAGTGCTGCCGCCACCGGCCACCCAGGCACCCCGCACCTGGCTGCACTATTACCGCAGCTGGCTACAGG GAATCCAGGCTGCCTTTGACCAGGACTGGGCTTCTGGGCGCATCACCCGCCACTCGTACCGCAATGGCTCTGAGGATGGGGCCCTGGCCTACAAGCTGCTCATCCAGACCGGAGACGCCCAGGAGCCTCTGGATTTCAGCCAG CTGACCACAAGGAAGCTGGTAGACAGGGAGGGACTGATTCCACCCGAGCTCTTCTACATGGGGCTGACCGTGTGGGTGAGCAGTGACCCCCTGGGTCTGGCAGCCTCACAGGCCAACTTCTACCCCCCACCTCCTGAATGGCTGCACGACAAATATGACACCACGGGGGAGAACTTTCGCA TCCCGCCAGCTCAGCCCTTGGAGTTTGCCCAGTTCCCCTTCCTGCTGCGTGGCCTCCAGAAGACTGCAGACTTTGTGGAGGCCATCGAGGGGGCCCGCGCAGCATGTGCAGAGGCcggccaggctggggtgcacgcCTACCCCAGCGGCTCCCCCTTCCTCTTCTGGGAGCAGTATCTGGGCCTGCGGCGCTGCTTCCTTCTGGCTGTCTGCATCCTGCTGGTGTGCACATTCCTCGTCTGTGCCCTGCTGCTCCTCAACCCCTGGACGGCTGGCCTCATA GTGCTGGTCCTGGCGATGATGACAGTGGAGCTCTTTGGTATCATGGGTTTCCTGGGCATCAAGCTGAGCGCCATCCCCGTGGTAATCCTCGTGGCCTCTGTAGGCATCGGTGTTGAGTTCACAGTCCACGTGGCTCTG GGCTTTCTGACCACCCAGGGCAGCCGGAACCTGCGGGCCGCCCGTGCCCTTGAGCACACATTTGCCCCTGTGACTGATGGGGCCATCTCCACATTGCTGGGTCTGCTCATGCTTGCTGGTTCCCACTTTGACTTCATTGTAAG GTACTTCTTTGCGGCGCTGACGGTGCTCACGCTCCTGGGCCTCCTCCATGGACTTGTGCTGCTGCCTGTGCTGCTGTCCATCCTGGGCCCGCCACCAGAG GTGATACAGATGTACAAGGAAAGCCCAGAGGTCCTGAGTCCACCAGTTCCACAGGGAGGTGGGCTTAGGTGGGGGGcatccccctccctgccccagagCTTTGCCAGAGTGACTACCTCCATGACCGTGGCCATCCACCCACCCCCCCTGCCTGGTGCTTACGTCCATCCAGCCTCTGATGAGCATCCTTGGTCCCCTGCTGCCACCTCAGTTCCAGGGGACCAGGTCCAGCCACTGGGTGAAAAGAGCAGCTGA
- the PTCH2 gene encoding protein patched homolog 2 isoform X5 — protein MTRSPPLRELPPSYTPPARTAAPQGLLFSLGCGIQRHCGKVLFLGLLAFGALALGLRVAIIETNLEQLWVEVGSRVSQELHYTKEKLGEEAAYTSQMLIQTARQEGENILTPEALGLHLQAALTASKVQVSLYGKSWDLNKICYKSGVPLIENGMIERMIEKLFPCVILTPLDCFWEGAKLQGGSAYLPGRPDIQWTNLDPEQLLEELGPFASLEGFRELLDKAQVGQAYVGRPCLHPDDLHCPPSAPNHHSRQAPNVAHELSGGCHGFSHKFMHWQEELLLGGMARDPQGQLLRAEALQSTFLLMSPRQLYEHFRGDYQTHDIGWSEEQAGTVLQAWQRRFVQLAQEALPENASQQIHAFSSTTLDDILHAFSEVSAARVVGGYLLMLAYACVTMLRWDCAQSQGAVGLAGVLLVALAVASGLGLCALLGITFNAATTQVLPFLALGIGVDDVFLLAHAFTEALPGTPLQERMGECLQRTGTSVVLTSLNNMAAFLMAALVPIPALRAFSLQAAIVVGCTFVAVMLVFPAVLSLDLRRRHCQRLDVLCCFSSPCSARVIQILPQELEDETVPVGIAHLTATVQAFTHCEASSQHVVTILPPQAHLVPPPSDPLGSEVFSPGGSTRDLLGQEEETRQKAACKSLPCACWNLAHFARYQFAPLLLQSHAKAIVLVLFGALLGLSLYGATLVQDGLALTDVVPRGTKEHAFLSAQLRYFSLYEVALVTQGGFDYAHSQRALFDLHQRFSSLRAVLPPPATQAPRTWLHYYRSWLQGIQAAFDQDWASGRITRHSYRNGSEDGALAYKLLIQTGDAQEPLDFSQLTTRKLVDREGLIPPELFYMGLTVWVSSDPLGLAASQANFYPPPPEWLHDKYDTTGENFRIPPAQPLEFAQFPFLLRGLQKTADFVEAIEGARAACAEAGQAGVHAYPSGSPFLFWEQYLGLRRCFLLAVCILLVCTFLVCALLLLNPWTAGLIVLVLAMMTVELFGIMGFLGIKLSAIPVVILVASVGIGVEFTVHVALGFLTTQGSRNLRAARALEHTFAPVTDGAISTLLGLLMLAGSHFDFIVRYFFAALTVLTLLGLLHGLVLLPVLLSILGPPPEVIQMYKESPEVLSPPVPQGGGLRWGASPSLPQSFARVTTSMTVAIHPPPLPGAYVHPASDEHPWSPAATSVPGDQVQPLGEKSS, from the exons ATGACTCGATCGCCGCCCCTCAGAGAGCTGCCCCCGAGTTACACACCCCCAGCTCGAACCGCAGCACCCCAG GGCCTGCTCTTTTCTCTGGGCTGCGGGATCCAGAGACACTGTGGCAAAGTGCTCTTTCTGGGACTGTTGGCCTTTGGGGCCCTGGCATTAGGTCTCCGCGTGGCCATTATTGAGACAAACTTGGAACAGCTCTGGGTAGAAG TGGGCAGCCGGGTGAGCCAGGAGCTGCATTACACCAAGGAGAAGCTGGGGGAGGAGGCTGCATACACCTCTCAGATGCTGATACAGACCGCACGGCAGGAGGGAGAGAACATCCTCACGCCCGAAGCACTTGGCCTCCACCTCCAGGCAGCCCTCACTGCCAGTAAAGTCCAAGTATCACTCTATGGGAA GTCCTGGGATTTGAACAAAATCTGCTACAAGTCAGGAGTTCCCCTTATTGAAAATGGAATGATTGAGCGG ATGATTGAGAAGCTGTTTCCGTGCGTGATCCTCACTCCCCTCGACTGCTTCTGGGAGGGAGCCAAACTCCAAGGGGGCTCTGCCTACCTGCC CGGCCGTCCGGATATCCAGTGGACCAACCTGGATCCAGAGCAGCTGCTGGAGGAGCTGGGTCCCTTTGCCTCCCTTGAGGGCTTCCGGGAGCTGCTAGACAAGGCACAGGTGGGCCAGGCCTACGTGGGGCGGCCCTGTCTACACCCTGATGACCTCCACTGCCCACCTAGTGCCCCCAACCATCACAGCAGGCAG GCTCCCAACGTGGCTCACGAGCTGAGCGGGGGCTGCCATGGCTTCTCCCACAAATTCATGCACTGGCAGGAGGAATTGCTGCTGGGAGGCATGGCCAGAGACCCCCAGGGACAGCTGCTGAG GGCAGAGGCCCTGCAGAGCACCTTCTTGCTGATGAGTCCCCGCCAACTGTACGAGCATTTCCGGGGTGACTATCAGACGCATGACATTGGCTGGAGTGAGGAGCAGGCTGGCACAGTGCTACAAGCCTGGCAGCGGCGCTTTGTGCAG CTGGCCCAGGAGGCCCTGCCTGAGAACGCTTCCCAGCAGATCCACGCCTTCTCCTCCACCACCCTGGACGACATCCTGCATGCGTTCTCTGAAGTCAGCGCCGCCCGTGTGGTGGGAGGCTATCTGCTCATG CTGGCCTATGCCTGTGTGACAATGCTACGGTGGGACTGTGCCCAGTCCCAGGGTGCTGTGGGCCTTGCCGGGGTACTGCTGGTGGCCCTGGCGGTGGCCTCAGGCCTTGGGCTCTGTGCCCTGCTCGGCATCACCTTCAATGCTGCCACTACCCAG GTGCTGCCCTTCTTGGCTCTGGGAATCGGCGTGGATGACGTATTCCTGCTGGCGCATGCCTTCACAGAGGCTCTGCCTGGCACCCCTCTCCAG GAGCGCATGGGCGAGTGTCTGCAGCGCACGGGCACCAGTGTTGTACTCACATCCCTCAACAACATGGCCGCCTTCCTCATGGCTGCCCTCGTTCCCATCCCCGCGCTGCGAGCCTTCTCCCTACAG GCGGCCATAGTGGTTGGCTGCACCTTTGTAGCCGTGATGCTTGTCTTCCCAGCCGTCCTCAGCCTGGACCTGCGGCGGCGCCACTGCCAGCGCCTCGATGTGCTCTGCTGCTTCTCCAG TCCCTGCTCTGCTCGGGTGATTCAGATCCTGCCCCAGGAGCTGGAGGACGAGACGGTTCCAGTGGGCATTGCCCACCTCACTGCCACAGTTCAAGCCTTTACACACTGTGAAGCCAGCAGCCAGCATGTGGTCACCATCCTGCCTCCCCAAGCCCACCTGGTGCCCCCACCTTCTGACCCACTGGGCTCTGAGGTCTTCAGCCCTGGAGGGTCCACACGGGACCTTCTAGGCCAGGAGGAGGAGACAAGGCAGAAGGCAGCCTGCAAGTCCCTGCCCTGTGCCTGCTGGAATCTTGCCCATTTTGCCCGCTACCAGTTTGCCCCCTTGCTGCTGCAGTCACATGCCAAG GCCATTGTGCTGGTGCTCTTTGGCGCTCTTCTGGGCCTGAGCCTCTACGGAGCCACCTTGGTGCAAGACGGCCTGGCCCTGACGGATGTGGTGCCCCGGGGCACCAAGGAGCATGCCTTCCTGAGCGCCCAGCTCAGGTACTTCTCCCTGTACGAGGTGGCCCTGGTGACCCAGGGTGGCTTTGACTACGCCCACTCCCAACGCGCCCTCTTTGATCTGCACCAGCGCTTCAGTTCCCTCAGGGCAGTGCTGCCGCCACCGGCCACCCAGGCACCCCGCACCTGGCTGCACTATTACCGCAGCTGGCTACAGG GAATCCAGGCTGCCTTTGACCAGGACTGGGCTTCTGGGCGCATCACCCGCCACTCGTACCGCAATGGCTCTGAGGATGGGGCCCTGGCCTACAAGCTGCTCATCCAGACCGGAGACGCCCAGGAGCCTCTGGATTTCAGCCAG CTGACCACAAGGAAGCTGGTAGACAGGGAGGGACTGATTCCACCCGAGCTCTTCTACATGGGGCTGACCGTGTGGGTGAGCAGTGACCCCCTGGGTCTGGCAGCCTCACAGGCCAACTTCTACCCCCCACCTCCTGAATGGCTGCACGACAAATATGACACCACGGGGGAGAACTTTCGCA TCCCGCCAGCTCAGCCCTTGGAGTTTGCCCAGTTCCCCTTCCTGCTGCGTGGCCTCCAGAAGACTGCAGACTTTGTGGAGGCCATCGAGGGGGCCCGCGCAGCATGTGCAGAGGCcggccaggctggggtgcacgcCTACCCCAGCGGCTCCCCCTTCCTCTTCTGGGAGCAGTATCTGGGCCTGCGGCGCTGCTTCCTTCTGGCTGTCTGCATCCTGCTGGTGTGCACATTCCTCGTCTGTGCCCTGCTGCTCCTCAACCCCTGGACGGCTGGCCTCATA GTGCTGGTCCTGGCGATGATGACAGTGGAGCTCTTTGGTATCATGGGTTTCCTGGGCATCAAGCTGAGCGCCATCCCCGTGGTAATCCTCGTGGCCTCTGTAGGCATCGGTGTTGAGTTCACAGTCCACGTGGCTCTG GGCTTTCTGACCACCCAGGGCAGCCGGAACCTGCGGGCCGCCCGTGCCCTTGAGCACACATTTGCCCCTGTGACTGATGGGGCCATCTCCACATTGCTGGGTCTGCTCATGCTTGCTGGTTCCCACTTTGACTTCATTGTAAG GTACTTCTTTGCGGCGCTGACGGTGCTCACGCTCCTGGGCCTCCTCCATGGACTTGTGCTGCTGCCTGTGCTGCTGTCCATCCTGGGCCCGCCACCAGAG GTGATACAGATGTACAAGGAAAGCCCAGAGGTCCTGAGTCCACCAGTTCCACAGGGAGGTGGGCTTAGGTGGGGGGcatccccctccctgccccagagCTTTGCCAGAGTGACTACCTCCATGACCGTGGCCATCCACCCACCCCCCCTGCCTGGTGCTTACGTCCATCCAGCCTCTGATGAGCATCCTTGGTCCCCTGCTGCCACCTCAGTTCCAGGGGACCAGGTCCAGCCACTGGGTGAAAAGAGCAGCTGA